Proteins encoded within one genomic window of Cellulomonas xiejunii:
- a CDS encoding DUF2625 family protein encodes MTLRSGAELADVAEPAWPLIADAVDTAVVPVRVIRVSRDRGLRELRRLQVSAASVLGALALNCGGLVLDGGWVRILGAGAEHLPSLADANGLGDGEHEAAAPGRLVVAFDVLGGVFAVDGGALGIGPGEVCYRGPDTLRWVGLGAGHGAFVLSALDGALGDDFYDGLRWSSWREDVTALQLDEGMHLWPPPFSAEGRAAETVSRCPASHAELVAYYDDLARQLESVPEGARFNITTRE; translated from the coding sequence GTGACCTTACGCAGCGGTGCGGAGCTGGCCGACGTCGCCGAGCCGGCGTGGCCCCTGATCGCAGACGCGGTCGATACAGCCGTGGTGCCGGTGCGCGTCATCCGGGTCTCGCGTGATCGCGGTCTGCGCGAGCTGCGCCGCCTCCAGGTCTCGGCGGCGTCCGTCCTGGGAGCACTGGCCCTCAACTGCGGCGGCTTGGTCCTCGACGGGGGATGGGTGCGCATCCTCGGCGCGGGTGCGGAGCACCTGCCCTCGCTCGCGGACGCCAATGGGCTGGGCGACGGCGAGCACGAGGCTGCCGCTCCAGGGCGCCTCGTGGTGGCGTTCGACGTGCTCGGGGGCGTCTTCGCCGTCGACGGCGGCGCACTCGGCATCGGCCCGGGCGAGGTCTGCTACCGCGGCCCGGACACGCTGAGATGGGTCGGGCTGGGCGCGGGCCATGGCGCGTTCGTCCTGTCGGCACTGGACGGCGCGCTCGGCGACGACTTCTACGACGGGCTGCGATGGTCGTCGTGGCGCGAGGACGTGACCGCCCTGCAGCTGGACGAGGGGATGCACCTCTGGCCGCCACCGTTCAGTGCGGAGGGACGTGCCGCCGAAACGGTCAGCCGGTGCCCGGCCTCTCACGCGGAGCTCGTCGCCTACTACGACGACCTGGCTCGTCAGCTCGAGTCCGTGCCGGAAGGCGCGCGCTTCAACATCACGACGCGGGAGTGA
- a CDS encoding nucleotidyltransferase domain-containing protein: protein MPTLDAESAIAEQFIASLFPAACGAVLAGSSASGTSTPTSDLDLVLICPTGALDGGRSSLAATYEHSGRVVEVFAYSPEAYRTWAGREVDAHRPVILTMLSEGVVLRSGPALHDLQTWARDVLSAGPRIEQHALDVRRYAVSALLDDLADADDPGERALLLADAFTALSELLLLTQRQWLGSGKWLLRRLRTGAPAVADRLIGAFASGERSLFLQVADDLLAPLGGRLQAGIVR, encoded by the coding sequence GTGCCGACCCTCGACGCCGAGTCAGCGATCGCCGAACAGTTCATCGCCAGCCTGTTTCCCGCGGCCTGCGGTGCTGTGCTCGCCGGAAGCAGCGCGAGTGGCACCAGCACGCCGACCAGCGATCTCGACCTCGTCCTGATCTGCCCGACGGGCGCCCTGGACGGCGGGCGGTCGAGTCTGGCAGCGACATATGAGCACAGCGGGCGCGTCGTAGAGGTGTTCGCGTACTCGCCCGAGGCGTACCGCACCTGGGCCGGCCGCGAGGTCGACGCACACCGCCCGGTCATCCTCACGATGCTCAGCGAGGGCGTAGTCCTGCGCTCCGGGCCTGCACTCCACGATCTGCAGACGTGGGCACGAGACGTGCTGTCGGCTGGCCCGCGGATCGAGCAGCACGCACTCGACGTTCGCCGTTACGCCGTCAGCGCTCTGCTCGACGATCTGGCGGACGCCGACGACCCCGGCGAGCGTGCACTGCTCTTGGCCGATGCCTTCACCGCGCTGTCCGAGCTGCTTCTCCTGACGCAGCGGCAGTGGCTCGGGTCAGGGAAGTGGCTCTTGCGCAGGCTCCGCACCGGGGCCCCCGCCGTTGCCGACCGGTTGATCGGTGCGTTCGCATCAGGCGAGCGCTCCCTCTTCCTCCAGGTGGCCGACGATCTGCTCGCACCGCTTGGCGGTCGACTCCAGGCCGGCATCGTCCGCTGA
- a CDS encoding class I SAM-dependent methyltransferase gives MVRQNVYDDEGFFTGYQQLRATRSGLNEALEQPALRALLPDVVGARVVDLGCGDGSLARALTEAGAASVLGVDPSARMLALARARTEDPRVRYEQLFAEDLRLPDASVDLVVSSLALHYIQDLAGLLVRIASWLRPGGSLVASMEHPVVTAAPGRSSEDGWVVADYAEEGVRHTRWYTDDVIKFHRTTGTVVGALLQAGLVLTALDEPAPTPAAVKERVDLQVHRDRPALLLVRAERP, from the coding sequence ATGGTCAGACAGAACGTCTACGACGACGAGGGCTTCTTCACCGGCTACCAGCAGCTGCGGGCCACGCGCTCGGGCTTGAACGAGGCCTTGGAGCAGCCGGCGCTTCGTGCGCTGCTGCCTGACGTCGTAGGCGCGCGTGTCGTTGACCTGGGCTGTGGTGACGGCTCATTGGCCCGCGCTCTGACCGAGGCTGGCGCCGCCAGCGTGCTAGGGGTCGATCCCTCCGCGCGGATGCTCGCGCTGGCGCGGGCGCGCACCGAAGATCCCCGGGTTCGCTACGAGCAATTGTTCGCCGAGGACCTGCGCCTGCCCGATGCCTCCGTGGACCTGGTCGTCAGCAGCCTCGCGCTCCACTACATCCAGGATCTCGCAGGGCTGCTGGTGCGCATAGCGTCGTGGTTGCGCCCCGGCGGCAGCCTGGTGGCATCGATGGAGCATCCGGTCGTCACCGCCGCCCCCGGGCGTAGCAGTGAGGACGGATGGGTGGTGGCCGACTACGCGGAGGAGGGCGTACGGCACACCCGCTGGTACACCGACGACGTGATCAAGTTCCACCGCACGACGGGCACCGTGGTTGGCGCGCTCCTGCAGGCCGGGCTGGTGCTGACTGCCCTCGATGAGCCGGCGCCAACTCCGGCGGCGGTAAAGGAGCGTGTTGATCTGCAGGTACACCGCGACCGGCCTGCTCTGCTGCTGGTGCGTGCCGAGCGACCCTGA